In Arthrobacter burdickii, one DNA window encodes the following:
- the glmS gene encoding glutamine--fructose-6-phosphate transaminase (isomerizing), translated as MCGIVGYVGRDHGQGSSVLDSVAPAFGQEPADGQHGALDVVMEGLRRLEYRGYDSAGVAVITADGIESRKKAGKLTNLVEELAADPLPRSLTGIGHTRWATHGGPTDQNAHPHLADGGKLALIHNGIIENYAELKAELTGEGLTFVSDTDTEVAAGLVGYLYRGLVESGAQGDLLTLALQQACQRLHGAFTLLAIHQDQPGTVVAGRRNSPLVVGLGDGENFLGSDVSGFIDFTRRAVELGQDQIVTITPDDVTITDFFGAPAEGTEFHVSWDAAAAEKGGFESFMEKEIHDQPDAVGQTLLGRSDVSGRLVLDELRIDESILRSVDKIVVLACGTSAYAGQVAKYAIEHWCRIPTEVELSHEFRYRDPIVNEKTLVVAISQSGETMDTLMAVRYAREQGAKVVAICNTNGSTIPRESDAVLYTHAGPEIAVASTKAFLAQITAAYLLGLYLAQLRGNKFRDEIADVLADLSEIPVKIQAILDDADKIKQLGADMANAKSVLFLGRHVGFPVAMEGALKLKELAYIHAEGFAAGELKHGPIALIEEGQPVVVVMPSPRARDSLHAKVVSNVQEIRARGAVTIVIAEQGDTSVEAYSEHVFYVPASPTLLAPLLTTVPLQIFALALASAKGYDVDQPRNLAKSVTVE; from the coding sequence ATGTGTGGAATTGTGGGATACGTAGGCCGGGACCACGGCCAGGGATCATCGGTGCTGGACTCTGTCGCCCCGGCGTTCGGCCAGGAGCCGGCCGATGGGCAGCACGGAGCGCTCGACGTCGTCATGGAGGGCCTCCGGCGCCTCGAGTACCGCGGGTACGACTCCGCGGGCGTGGCGGTCATCACCGCCGACGGCATCGAGTCCCGTAAGAAGGCGGGCAAGCTGACAAACCTCGTGGAGGAGCTGGCCGCCGACCCGCTGCCCCGCTCGCTGACCGGTATCGGGCACACGCGGTGGGCGACGCACGGTGGACCCACCGACCAGAACGCGCACCCCCACCTGGCCGACGGAGGGAAGCTCGCACTGATCCACAACGGGATCATCGAGAACTACGCCGAGCTCAAGGCCGAACTCACGGGGGAGGGCCTGACCTTTGTCTCGGACACGGACACCGAGGTCGCCGCCGGGCTCGTGGGTTACCTCTACCGCGGACTCGTCGAGAGCGGCGCCCAGGGCGACCTCCTGACCCTGGCCCTGCAGCAGGCCTGCCAGCGCCTCCACGGTGCCTTCACCCTGCTGGCCATCCACCAGGACCAGCCGGGCACCGTCGTCGCCGGGCGCCGCAACTCCCCGCTCGTCGTCGGACTCGGCGACGGCGAGAACTTCCTCGGCTCCGACGTCTCGGGCTTCATCGACTTCACGCGCCGCGCCGTCGAGCTCGGCCAGGACCAGATCGTCACCATCACGCCCGACGACGTCACCATCACCGACTTCTTCGGCGCACCCGCCGAGGGCACGGAGTTCCACGTCAGCTGGGACGCAGCCGCTGCCGAGAAGGGCGGCTTCGAGTCCTTCATGGAGAAGGAGATCCACGACCAGCCGGACGCCGTCGGCCAGACGCTCCTCGGACGGTCCGACGTCTCGGGCAGGCTCGTGCTCGACGAACTGCGCATCGACGAGTCGATCCTGCGCTCCGTCGACAAGATCGTGGTGCTCGCCTGCGGTACCTCCGCGTACGCCGGCCAGGTGGCGAAATACGCCATCGAGCACTGGTGCCGCATCCCCACCGAGGTGGAGCTCTCGCACGAGTTCCGCTACCGCGACCCGATCGTGAACGAGAAGACCCTGGTGGTCGCCATCTCGCAGTCCGGCGAGACCATGGACACGCTCATGGCCGTCCGGTACGCCCGCGAGCAGGGCGCCAAGGTCGTGGCCATCTGCAACACCAACGGCTCCACGATCCCCCGCGAATCGGACGCCGTGCTCTACACGCACGCCGGCCCAGAGATCGCCGTCGCCTCGACCAAGGCGTTCCTCGCGCAGATCACCGCGGCCTACCTGCTGGGCCTGTACCTCGCCCAGCTGCGCGGCAACAAGTTCCGTGACGAGATCGCGGACGTGCTCGCGGACCTCTCGGAGATCCCCGTCAAGATCCAGGCCATCCTCGACGACGCCGATAAGATCAAGCAGCTCGGCGCGGACATGGCGAACGCGAAATCGGTGCTCTTCCTCGGCCGGCACGTCGGCTTCCCCGTGGCCATGGAGGGCGCCCTCAAGCTCAAGGAGCTCGCCTACATCCATGCCGAGGGCTTCGCCGCCGGTGAGCTCAAGCACGGTCCGATCGCGCTCATCGAGGAGGGCCAGCCCGTCGTGGTGGTCATGCCGTCCCCGCGCGCTCGGGACTCCCTGCATGCCAAGGTGGTCTCGAACGTCCAGGAGATCCGCGCACGCGGCGCCGTCACGATCGTCATCGCGGAGCAGGGCGACACCTCGGTCGAGGCCTACTCCGAGCATGTCTTCTACGTGCCGGCGTCCCCGACGCTCCTCGCACCGCTGCTCACCACGGTCCCGCTGCAGATCTTCGCGCTCGCCCTGGCCAGCGCCAAGGGCTACGACGTCGACCAGCCGCGCAACCTGGCGAAGTCGGTCACGGTTGAGTAG